From Pseudobdellovibrio exovorus JSS, a single genomic window includes:
- a CDS encoding fimbria/pilus outer membrane usher protein gives MQIRLLTVVSILTFSIFANAEWIPVEVTLDEVVIGQAPMDVALDTGLANSVRASSLAEVLAPYLERNKIRHLQSLVRDASDTLMVSELERVGIQANFDEKELRLKLDIPLNQRLIKDFPLNGYREKTGLAIEGKPYSGYLNYSVQTSYSTQNTTGAGSREQYGPIQGQLELIQNLNFLTLESTATYREQEPQSFQRQNSSLVYNQEARQIRYRFGDFDTGAQGFQAALPAAGVQIQKQFNIRPDLGSLTKRSALIQVKQSSIMEVYVNGSLISRIRVNPGPYNLRELPVLYGRNLVQVVMLDDFGGREEFMVDLMFDDQILSEGVHDFSYQAGIPSYYNNFDKRYDDHVFSSIYHRYGVTNAFTFQAGFQNYQDAQQYQIGGGLITSLGTHFLDVAYYRDDSADAGRAWRWRYSSPDIHNNVVSHMRVFGGIENRSSNFKSIQYPTTILPYYSDKYDFVAQKQLGSTSSLSFALTELKGQNTGVDESTRRLGFQTYFSREWMGDVSYEWSNQRRDQILLTLTWNEILGYSSAAVAYNSAVRESSLRYNHNNSRQYQDTRLGLLAAQRNPTDGVSSESFDLDAEYFGRVVEPNVRLNQTRLGDDRSFTGQVGLRSAVAWTQESVGLSRPISDSFAIVAARGLGKSQLTVPDTQGDEGIPLKDGQKIVYTNLTSYIESQLQIDSTELPMGFYLEREAYVMKPSYRSGIFVPLQVVRSVVVKGRLKSDNPELVNYAYGKIWTSDGRVFSDSFFTDESGNFILDGISYGSYEVELSDPRLERIPLIIQMPDSSEVESEIESASDLDLGDIKVEKKAGT, from the coding sequence ATGCAGATTAGACTGCTAACAGTTGTTTCCATTTTAACTTTTTCTATATTTGCGAACGCAGAGTGGATTCCTGTTGAAGTGACTCTTGATGAGGTTGTCATCGGGCAAGCTCCTATGGATGTTGCTTTAGATACAGGCTTAGCCAACTCAGTGCGGGCATCATCTTTAGCTGAAGTATTGGCCCCGTACCTTGAGCGCAATAAAATTCGTCATTTACAGAGCCTAGTGCGTGATGCCAGCGATACCTTAATGGTCTCTGAACTGGAACGGGTTGGTATCCAAGCTAATTTTGATGAAAAAGAACTCCGATTGAAACTGGATATCCCCTTGAATCAGCGTTTGATCAAGGATTTTCCGTTGAATGGGTATCGTGAAAAAACAGGCTTAGCGATTGAAGGAAAACCTTATTCAGGTTACTTGAACTACTCAGTACAAACTTCGTATAGCACACAAAACACGACAGGGGCTGGAAGTCGTGAGCAGTATGGACCGATTCAAGGACAATTAGAACTGATACAGAACCTGAATTTTCTTACTCTAGAAAGTACGGCGACCTATCGTGAACAAGAGCCACAGTCTTTTCAAAGGCAGAATAGCTCTTTAGTTTACAATCAAGAGGCAAGACAAATCCGCTATCGCTTTGGTGATTTTGATACGGGGGCTCAGGGGTTTCAAGCGGCTTTGCCCGCTGCAGGCGTTCAGATACAGAAGCAATTTAATATCCGCCCAGATTTAGGCTCTTTAACAAAGCGCTCGGCACTGATACAGGTCAAACAGAGTTCCATCATGGAAGTCTATGTGAATGGAAGTTTGATCTCTAGAATTCGAGTCAACCCAGGACCGTACAATTTACGAGAGCTACCTGTACTCTATGGGCGTAACCTTGTGCAAGTTGTGATGTTAGACGACTTCGGCGGTCGCGAAGAGTTTATGGTTGATCTGATGTTTGATGATCAAATTTTATCTGAAGGCGTACATGATTTTTCATATCAAGCCGGAATCCCTTCTTATTATAACAATTTCGACAAGCGCTATGATGACCATGTTTTTTCATCAATTTATCATCGCTATGGTGTAACCAATGCTTTTACTTTTCAGGCGGGTTTCCAAAACTATCAAGATGCTCAGCAATATCAAATTGGTGGGGGGCTGATCACAAGTCTTGGTACTCACTTCTTGGATGTAGCGTACTACCGCGATGACTCGGCTGATGCGGGCCGAGCGTGGCGCTGGCGTTATAGCTCTCCTGATATACATAACAATGTTGTCAGCCACATGCGTGTATTTGGTGGAATAGAAAATCGTTCTTCTAATTTCAAAAGTATTCAGTATCCTACGACCATCTTGCCGTATTACTCAGATAAGTATGATTTCGTAGCGCAAAAACAATTGGGCAGTACGAGTTCATTGAGTTTTGCTTTAACGGAGCTTAAAGGACAGAACACAGGGGTCGATGAATCGACCAGACGCTTAGGATTTCAAACTTACTTCTCTCGCGAGTGGATGGGGGATGTGTCGTATGAATGGTCGAATCAAAGACGGGATCAAATTTTACTGACACTGACGTGGAATGAAATTTTAGGATATTCGTCAGCGGCTGTTGCCTATAACTCGGCTGTGCGAGAAAGCTCTTTAAGATACAATCATAACAACTCGCGGCAGTATCAGGATACAAGACTTGGATTGTTGGCGGCACAAAGAAATCCTACAGATGGAGTGTCTAGTGAAAGCTTTGATTTGGATGCAGAGTATTTTGGCCGTGTGGTCGAACCGAATGTTCGCTTGAATCAGACACGTTTAGGTGATGATCGTTCATTTACAGGGCAAGTGGGATTAAGATCAGCGGTGGCATGGACACAGGAAAGTGTAGGGCTATCGCGTCCGATTTCGGATTCTTTCGCTATTGTTGCGGCAAGAGGTTTGGGAAAAAGTCAATTGACGGTACCAGATACACAGGGGGATGAAGGTATTCCTCTGAAAGATGGTCAGAAAATTGTCTACACGAATTTGACGTCTTATATTGAGAGCCAACTTCAAATTGACTCCACAGAGCTGCCAATGGGTTTCTATTTAGAGCGCGAGGCTTACGTTATGAAGCCGAGTTATCGCAGTGGAATCTTTGTCCCTTTACAAGTCGTGCGCTCTGTAGTCGTCAAAGGACGCTTAAAATCGGATAATCCTGAACTTGTTAACTACGCTTACGGAAAAATTTGGACCTCAGATGGACGAGTATTTTCGGATAGTTTCTTTACGGACGAGTCTGGAAATTTTATTTTGGATGGGATATCCTATGGAAGTTATGAAGTCGAGTTATCAGACCCTCGATTAGAGAGAATCCCACTGATAATTCAAATGCCTGACTCCAGTGAAGTTGAATCAGAAATTGAATCCGCAAGTGATTTAGACCTCGGTGATATCAAAGTCGAAAAAAAGGCAGGAACATGA
- a CDS encoding SAM-dependent methyltransferase, whose translation MLTLIATPIGRNDEITLRSLELLKAADVVVCESTKETSKLLKSYEIKAKRYEILDEHSTPEDVKELLALCRDQNVVLVSDCGTPSFCDPGFQLVAACRKEGLKVESSLGASSLMGLLSLSSERIYQFHFRGFIPAETVAREREWQSLKKTKEPIVLMDTPYRLKKMLDECCQHLDDRKILLALNLSQPEECILEGRPTAVRSQLKADKAEFMILVYAKT comes from the coding sequence ATGTTAACGCTGATCGCAACTCCTATTGGACGAAATGACGAAATCACTTTGCGCTCTTTAGAGCTTCTAAAGGCTGCGGATGTCGTCGTGTGCGAATCAACTAAGGAAACGTCAAAACTATTAAAGTCCTATGAAATCAAAGCCAAGCGCTACGAAATTCTGGATGAACATTCAACGCCTGAAGATGTAAAAGAACTACTCGCCCTTTGCCGTGATCAAAATGTCGTGTTGGTTTCGGACTGCGGTACCCCAAGCTTCTGCGATCCTGGATTTCAATTAGTAGCCGCTTGTCGCAAAGAGGGCTTAAAGGTTGAATCATCATTGGGTGCGTCGAGCCTGATGGGCCTACTCTCTTTAAGTTCTGAGCGTATTTATCAATTCCACTTCCGTGGATTTATCCCTGCGGAAACCGTGGCACGCGAACGCGAATGGCAAAGTCTGAAAAAGACCAAAGAGCCAATTGTGCTGATGGATACGCCCTATCGTCTAAAAAAAATGTTAGACGAGTGCTGCCAACATCTTGATGATCGCAAAATTCTTTTGGCCTTAAATCTTTCTCAGCCAGAAGAGTGTATTTTAGAGGGACGTCCTACAGCCGTACGCTCTCAGTTAAAAGCCGATAAAGCTGAATTCATGATTTTAGTGTATGCCAAAACTTGA
- the phnE gene encoding phosphonate ABC transporter, permease protein PhnE, which translates to MKSKSHIFRRSILDGVSFALFVAVVLSLIFNPSDEDLMNLPLVASIFVGAIFVGGIISHFLNKAGYKTFGENLFEPAYIKARAEAKPWYKAFWGWHLFLTIVVLFVVSIFKTKFSMYELLDQDGFEGAKRLFKGIFSPNWNVLPTAILNIIETIFMAFLATFLAIPFAFVLSFMAAKNIMKGPFSYSVYIVLRTVMNVTRSIEALVWAIIFSVWVGIGPFAGMLALMIHSISSLTKQYSEMVETVYEGPIEGVQSCGANKLQTIWFAIVPQVILPYISFTVYRWDINVRMATIIGLVGGGGIGTMLIKYQGQAMWPEVGTIIVVIAAVVWLMDQASAYIREALK; encoded by the coding sequence ATGAAATCGAAATCACATATTTTTCGTAGATCTATTTTAGATGGCGTCAGCTTCGCATTATTTGTAGCGGTCGTTTTATCCCTTATTTTCAATCCATCAGATGAAGACTTAATGAATTTACCGCTTGTAGCCTCTATCTTTGTAGGTGCTATTTTTGTTGGTGGTATCATCAGTCACTTCTTGAACAAAGCAGGGTATAAGACATTCGGTGAAAACCTATTCGAGCCAGCTTATATCAAAGCACGTGCGGAAGCTAAGCCGTGGTACAAAGCTTTCTGGGGTTGGCATTTATTCCTAACAATCGTCGTTCTATTTGTCGTGAGTATCTTTAAGACGAAGTTCTCGATGTATGAACTTTTAGATCAAGATGGCTTCGAGGGTGCAAAACGTCTTTTCAAAGGTATTTTCTCTCCGAACTGGAATGTATTACCAACAGCTATTCTGAATATCATTGAAACGATTTTCATGGCGTTCCTAGCGACGTTCTTAGCGATTCCTTTCGCATTTGTTCTTAGCTTCATGGCGGCAAAGAATATTATGAAGGGGCCATTTTCTTACTCTGTCTATATCGTATTACGTACAGTGATGAATGTGACTCGTTCAATTGAAGCACTTGTTTGGGCGATTATCTTTTCGGTTTGGGTGGGTATCGGTCCATTCGCAGGTATGTTGGCCTTAATGATTCACTCGATCTCATCACTAACGAAGCAGTACTCCGAAATGGTTGAAACTGTCTATGAAGGCCCGATTGAGGGTGTTCAGTCATGTGGTGCGAATAAACTGCAAACCATCTGGTTTGCGATCGTTCCTCAGGTGATTTTACCTTATATCTCGTTCACTGTATATCGTTGGGATATCAACGTGCGTATGGCCACGATCATCGGTCTTGTCGGCGGTGGTGGTATCGGTACGATGTTAATCAAGTACCAAGGGCAGGCGATGTGGCCAGAAGTGGGCACAATTATCGTGGTGATTGCGGCTGTTGTTTGGTTAATGGATCAGGCATCTGCTTACATTCGTGAGGCGCTTAAATAG
- a CDS encoding fimbria/pilus periplasmic chaperone has product MYKHILAVISLVSVLSPVTTWAFRLDPMVVDFQPTGTHAAKTIRVDNEAQEKIAVKIQMYRRIVDDKGIETREPTQDFKVFPTQFSLNSKDSRVIRVVYSGPKEIDREQSYRLVATQLPVDFKEETRQSGVKFLFEFVASVYVNQSKFFPQIEVESITAPANGQVQMTIANTGTRHRLLRGVSIKLQDTQGRHIVVDENLVKDWNGENLLSGGRRTYTFKSASQFDLKARPAQIEMKDAD; this is encoded by the coding sequence ATGTACAAACATATTCTTGCCGTTATTAGTTTAGTATCTGTATTAAGCCCTGTGACCACGTGGGCGTTTAGATTAGATCCAATGGTCGTAGATTTTCAACCGACAGGAACACATGCGGCGAAGACTATCCGTGTAGATAATGAAGCCCAAGAAAAAATTGCAGTTAAAATTCAAATGTATCGTCGTATTGTGGATGATAAAGGAATTGAAACACGCGAACCGACTCAGGACTTTAAAGTCTTTCCAACGCAATTTTCGTTGAATTCAAAAGACTCTCGTGTGATTCGCGTTGTTTATAGTGGCCCCAAAGAAATTGATCGTGAGCAGTCATATAGATTAGTAGCAACGCAATTGCCAGTGGACTTTAAAGAAGAAACACGTCAATCAGGGGTTAAATTTCTATTCGAGTTTGTTGCTTCAGTTTATGTAAATCAGTCTAAATTTTTTCCTCAAATTGAAGTTGAATCCATTACGGCTCCTGCAAATGGTCAAGTACAAATGACGATTGCGAATACAGGTACACGTCACAGACTGTTGCGCGGAGTCTCTATCAAGTTACAAGATACACAGGGGCGTCACATCGTCGTAGATGAAAATCTTGTTAAAGATTGGAACGGAGAGAATCTTTTATCGGGTGGACGTCGTACATATACTTTTAAAAGCGCATCCCAATTTGATCTTAAAGCACGTCCTGCACAGATTGAAATGAAAGATGCAGATTAG
- a CDS encoding HAD family hydrolase has product MSAIPTNLNEILKISREYAAQNLRTLAVFDLDSTLFNVSTRTQKILSEYAELHQIEKLKSVRVYPEDWGIKEALLRAGYSLENDLQLLQPLRDFWSERFFSNEYLHYDVPYAGAISFVQELADTGCEINYLTGRDHKRMYKGTVEVLKKWGFPLSENGLFLKPERTQEDELYKYDWFARLNHADYHKIYFFENEPINVNAIVDSCPEVEIIFLDTTHARKQEVGQHIPRIKNFSRS; this is encoded by the coding sequence ATGAGTGCAATTCCTACAAATCTTAACGAAATCCTTAAAATCTCTCGTGAATATGCTGCTCAAAATCTGCGCACATTGGCTGTTTTCGATCTCGATTCGACCCTGTTTAATGTCAGCACACGCACACAGAAAATCCTCTCTGAATATGCAGAGCTGCACCAGATCGAAAAACTAAAATCGGTCCGCGTCTATCCAGAAGATTGGGGCATAAAAGAAGCATTGTTGCGTGCAGGATACAGTTTAGAAAACGACTTGCAACTTTTACAGCCTTTGCGTGATTTTTGGAGCGAGCGCTTCTTTTCTAACGAATATTTACACTACGATGTGCCTTATGCTGGAGCAATTAGCTTTGTGCAAGAGCTTGCCGATACAGGTTGCGAGATCAATTACCTCACAGGCCGAGATCACAAACGTATGTATAAAGGCACTGTTGAGGTTTTAAAAAAGTGGGGCTTCCCACTTTCAGAAAATGGGCTTTTTCTGAAACCAGAGCGCACTCAAGAAGATGAGTTGTACAAATATGACTGGTTCGCACGTTTGAACCACGCTGATTATCATAAAATTTATTTTTTTGAAAACGAACCCATCAATGTGAATGCCATTGTCGACTCTTGCCCTGAAGTCGAAATTATCTTTTTAGATACGACCCATGCACGTAAGCAAGAAGTAGGTCAGCACATTCCCCGTATTAAAAACTTCAGTAGGTCTTAA
- a CDS encoding spore coat protein U domain-containing protein, protein MILSPQNIRKTSIQLLFLSFLFVTEVASACANNLQMMTTSSVSLSSDNFPSIQIRIRRDDNNTNCNFFVVFENGGASSYVNRSLSSGGDEYPVQIYKDAGRTQIIKSLNEASSLSDTLSGTFSGSNDTTEVYYRPYIDPNTYLRFGQYSQNFVIKLYQGDLSSPNLQNTSSVTLSFNQSRKVDLSLVGTGAAFNPFSVSQSLNFGNLEEGATRSVDLVLGYNAGYKISVSSTNAGRIHNDQKSTTIPYTLTLNGSSVSLQPSPSMVLSASGVSPTGGQRIPIAVTIGNMTGAAAGTYTDTITFTVSSAD, encoded by the coding sequence ATGATACTGAGCCCACAAAATATCAGAAAGACATCGATACAGCTTCTGTTCTTATCATTTTTATTTGTAACAGAAGTTGCTTCCGCTTGTGCCAACAATTTACAAATGATGACGACGTCTTCTGTGAGCTTAAGCTCTGATAACTTTCCCAGTATTCAAATTCGTATTCGTCGTGATGATAACAACACAAATTGCAATTTTTTTGTTGTCTTTGAAAATGGAGGCGCCTCTTCTTATGTTAATCGCTCCTTAAGTTCGGGAGGGGATGAGTATCCTGTACAGATTTATAAAGATGCCGGACGCACTCAAATTATAAAATCTTTGAATGAGGCTTCATCGCTATCTGATACTTTATCCGGAACTTTCAGTGGATCCAACGACACGACTGAAGTTTACTATCGACCTTATATTGATCCCAACACCTATTTGCGTTTCGGGCAGTACAGTCAAAACTTTGTTATTAAACTCTATCAAGGTGATTTAAGTAGTCCGAATTTACAAAATACAAGCTCGGTGACCTTGAGTTTTAATCAAAGTCGCAAAGTTGATCTGTCTTTAGTGGGCACAGGTGCTGCTTTTAATCCCTTTTCAGTTTCACAGTCATTGAATTTTGGAAACTTAGAGGAAGGTGCCACTCGAAGCGTGGATTTAGTACTGGGCTATAATGCTGGTTATAAAATTTCAGTGAGTTCAACGAATGCAGGACGAATTCACAATGACCAAAAATCCACAACTATTCCTTACACATTAACACTGAATGGTTCATCAGTTTCGTTACAGCCATCGCCGTCGATGGTACTTTCGGCCTCAGGAGTCTCGCCAACGGGCGGACAAAGAATTCCTATCGCTGTGACTATCGGGAATATGACTGGAGCAGCGGCAGGGACCTATACCGATACGATCACGTTTACTGTCTCTTCTGCTGACTAA
- a CDS encoding phosphate/phosphite/phosphonate ABC transporter substrate-binding protein, translating into MSSILKRTLVAVLVSVAVLFTGCTRNKAELGTAENPVKLHFVPSVDAKVIEDNSKIFKDYLEKNTPYKYEITIPQSFIAVVEAFGTKRADVAAFNTFGYILAHEKYGAEARLTVIRHGLSTYQSQFIVRADSGIKKVEDLAGKKIAFVEPASTSGYLLPIKTLKDKGITVKETVFAGKHDNVVSMVYQGQVDAGATFYSPPSKDDKGVEVIEDARRLVMTQYPDVEKKVTILSLSEHLMNDPIVFRKEMSEEMKNQIVDAMLAFVQTPEGVEAFKAIYGITAIKKATDADYDSARAMIKEVGANAEDLVRKK; encoded by the coding sequence ATGAGCTCTATTCTGAAGAGAACTTTGGTCGCTGTCCTTGTGTCTGTTGCCGTGCTTTTTACCGGTTGTACGCGTAATAAAGCAGAACTAGGAACTGCTGAAAACCCTGTTAAGCTTCACTTTGTCCCTTCAGTTGATGCTAAAGTGATCGAAGACAATTCAAAAATCTTCAAAGATTACCTCGAAAAGAATACTCCCTATAAATACGAAATCACTATTCCTCAGTCGTTTATTGCAGTTGTAGAGGCTTTCGGTACGAAAAGAGCCGATGTCGCAGCCTTCAATACATTCGGTTATATCTTAGCTCACGAAAAATATGGTGCAGAGGCTCGCTTGACGGTTATCCGCCATGGGTTATCAACGTACCAGTCTCAGTTCATCGTTCGCGCCGATAGCGGCATCAAAAAAGTAGAAGACTTAGCTGGAAAGAAAATCGCGTTTGTTGAACCCGCTTCAACATCTGGCTACTTGTTGCCGATCAAAACTCTGAAAGACAAAGGCATTACTGTAAAAGAAACTGTTTTTGCGGGTAAACACGACAACGTGGTTTCAATGGTTTACCAAGGTCAAGTGGATGCCGGCGCTACATTTTACTCTCCGCCAAGCAAAGATGATAAAGGCGTAGAAGTGATTGAAGATGCTCGTCGCCTTGTGATGACTCAGTACCCAGATGTCGAGAAAAAAGTAACAATTCTTTCATTATCTGAACACTTGATGAACGATCCAATCGTATTCAGAAAAGAGATGTCGGAAGAAATGAAAAACCAAATCGTAGATGCGATGTTGGCTTTCGTACAAACTCCAGAAGGAGTTGAGGCTTTTAAAGCTATCTATGGAATTACTGCGATTAAAAAAGCTACTGACGCTGATTATGATTCTGCACGCGCGATGATTAAAGAAGTTGGTGCTAACGCTGAAGATTTAGTTCGTAAAAAATAA
- a CDS encoding ATP-dependent helicase C-terminal domain-containing protein, producing MPKLDALPIDSYLETAALAFIKSANVILTAPPGSGKTSRTPAYLLKHFKKIIVLVPRRIAALSSAARICDENNWNLGEDVGYQVRFENKTQANTRLIFMTEGVFVKKLNDPKLWQDLELIIFDEFHERSSQLDLALGVCLEKQILEQSIKMLVMSATLNTEKLQSYLPESTLVEVESSPYPLQIVYSKKSQRLMCDYQFADQLIETLQSAVNTCKKDILIFLPGLAEIRFIARAIENKFSSLEVAILHGSTPLAEQKRILAPTAQRRIILSTNVAESSLTLPSIDGVIDSGLEKKAVTESKIGFKKLELTRISLFSAKQRAGRAARTGAGVCYRLWHELDERSMDEQIEPEILSSDLLTESLTLASIGIKDPDSFSWLDRPKKPFKKALEQLQSWELLDQNLDITSKGRLVQSCPLDIERALLFVELAVAGFQPEAATFLGFIESTNFDKQTEAIDLASLHLNDAGLRIANQLSRLFITLKESEFKTFKEQLIHTFFRYFPHRIAQLKDGVQAVSSLGRGIELSSYLVTPQVRYFLLLSGRDYTQAITKCDFAIGVTPEEFTRHSQQNVLTQTEILLDEERQQLYKIERKTAGNFVLSEGVKTFLKPTELKEHFADFLNQRFFELLEKNESFQKYHNKMNFLKKRSSDLGYNSNDFSFLEDLNEQLKSSVIDTVGSLEDFYQLNIYELLLFLTPDKIKSDLLQLPDYFKLPNSKTVPIDYLSEQAPKVSARIQEFFGLQKNPTLLKDRLRMTIELLAPNYRPAQVTSQLENFWKTSYLEIRKELKARYPKHAWPEDPSSYIAPIQNKK from the coding sequence ATGCCAAAACTTGATGCGCTTCCTATTGATTCGTACCTTGAGACCGCTGCACTCGCTTTTATAAAAAGTGCGAATGTTATTTTAACAGCGCCTCCCGGCTCTGGAAAAACGTCCCGCACTCCAGCTTATCTTTTAAAACACTTCAAAAAAATTATCGTCTTAGTGCCTCGCCGTATTGCTGCCCTGTCTTCTGCGGCCCGTATCTGTGATGAAAATAATTGGAATCTAGGTGAAGACGTTGGCTATCAGGTGCGTTTTGAAAACAAGACACAAGCTAATACACGTTTAATCTTTATGACTGAGGGTGTGTTTGTAAAAAAACTCAACGATCCGAAGCTATGGCAAGATCTTGAGTTGATTATTTTTGACGAATTTCATGAGCGCTCATCGCAATTGGATTTAGCTTTAGGAGTGTGTTTAGAAAAGCAAATTTTAGAGCAATCGATTAAGATGCTGGTGATGTCGGCGACCTTAAATACCGAAAAACTTCAAAGTTATTTACCTGAAAGCACTTTGGTCGAAGTGGAAAGCTCACCTTATCCCTTACAAATTGTATACTCGAAGAAGTCCCAAAGATTGATGTGCGATTACCAATTTGCGGATCAGCTTATCGAGACTCTACAAAGCGCCGTTAACACCTGCAAAAAAGATATCCTGATCTTTTTACCGGGCTTAGCTGAAATACGTTTTATTGCACGAGCCATAGAAAATAAATTTAGTTCTCTTGAAGTGGCTATTTTACATGGGTCGACGCCGTTGGCTGAACAAAAAAGAATTTTGGCTCCTACCGCTCAACGCCGGATTATTCTATCGACGAATGTGGCGGAGTCGTCGCTGACATTACCTTCGATAGATGGCGTGATTGACTCGGGTTTAGAAAAAAAAGCGGTTACTGAAAGTAAAATCGGCTTTAAAAAGCTAGAGCTGACCCGCATTTCTTTATTTTCAGCCAAACAGCGCGCAGGGCGAGCCGCACGTACAGGAGCTGGAGTTTGTTATCGTCTGTGGCATGAACTGGATGAGCGTTCCATGGATGAACAGATTGAACCGGAAATTCTAAGTAGTGATCTTTTAACAGAGAGTCTGACTTTGGCCTCTATCGGCATTAAAGATCCAGATAGCTTTAGCTGGCTTGATCGCCCGAAGAAACCCTTTAAAAAGGCCCTTGAACAGCTTCAAAGTTGGGAACTGTTAGATCAAAACCTCGATATCACCTCTAAAGGGCGTCTTGTGCAAAGTTGCCCTTTAGACATCGAACGCGCCTTGCTTTTTGTTGAACTGGCTGTAGCCGGCTTTCAGCCCGAAGCCGCGACTTTCTTGGGCTTTATTGAAAGTACTAACTTTGATAAACAAACTGAAGCCATCGATTTAGCGTCCTTGCACCTTAATGATGCTGGTTTACGAATTGCCAACCAACTGAGCCGTCTTTTTATTACGTTAAAGGAAAGTGAATTTAAGACCTTTAAAGAGCAGTTGATTCATACCTTCTTCAGATACTTCCCGCACCGTATTGCACAGCTTAAAGATGGCGTACAAGCAGTATCCAGCTTGGGACGCGGAATTGAACTGTCGTCTTATCTTGTGACACCGCAAGTGCGCTATTTCTTATTATTGTCAGGACGCGACTACACGCAGGCGATCACCAAGTGTGACTTTGCCATAGGAGTAACACCTGAGGAATTTACAAGACACAGCCAACAAAATGTTCTGACTCAAACAGAAATTCTTTTAGATGAGGAACGACAGCAGCTTTATAAAATAGAGCGAAAAACTGCTGGTAACTTCGTGCTTTCTGAAGGGGTCAAAACATTCCTTAAACCTACGGAGTTAAAAGAACATTTTGCTGATTTTCTAAATCAACGTTTCTTTGAACTTTTGGAAAAGAATGAATCTTTTCAGAAGTATCATAACAAAATGAATTTCTTGAAGAAAAGATCATCTGATTTAGGATACAACTCGAACGACTTTAGCTTTTTAGAAGACCTGAACGAGCAGTTAAAATCCAGCGTGATTGATACAGTGGGAAGCCTTGAAGATTTTTATCAATTAAATATCTATGAGCTTTTATTGTTTCTGACACCAGATAAAATAAAATCAGATCTACTGCAATTGCCCGACTACTTTAAACTTCCTAATAGCAAAACAGTTCCGATTGATTACCTATCAGAACAGGCACCAAAAGTTTCTGCTCGTATTCAAGAGTTCTTTGGCTTGCAAAAAAATCCTACCTTATTAAAGGATCGCCTTCGTATGACCATCGAGCTTTTGGCTCCAAACTACCGCCCAGCACAGGTTACAAGCCAGCTCGAAAACTTTTGGAAAACAAGTTACCTTGAAATTCGCAAAGAACTGAAAGCACGCTACCCTAAACATGCATGGCCAGAAGATCCCTCTAGTTATATAGCTCCGATACAAAACAAAAAATAA
- the phnC gene encoding phosphonate ABC transporter ATP-binding protein, translating to MSEPILQIKNLQKTYPNGVQALKGVSFDVKKGEFLVIIGLSGSGKSTLLRCLNRLHDPTGGEVIFHKEDTTKLSTSSEIRGLRKKIGMIFQHFNLIPRHTVLNNVLMGKLAYTSTWKSILGLFSDSDKAEALKYLKLVGIAEKAHIRADQLSGGQQQRVAIARALTQNPQVLLADEPVASLDPATCHTVMDYLKKVNQELGITVICNLHFLSLVRIYATRVIALKGGELVYEGDPKNIDQAWFEKIYGEGAKEVHIN from the coding sequence GTGTCTGAACCTATTTTACAAATCAAAAACTTGCAAAAGACCTACCCAAATGGAGTTCAGGCCCTTAAAGGCGTGAGCTTCGATGTTAAGAAAGGTGAATTCCTTGTTATCATCGGTCTGAGCGGTTCTGGAAAATCAACCTTATTAAGATGTTTGAATCGTCTACATGATCCGACTGGCGGCGAAGTTATCTTTCACAAGGAAGATACAACAAAGCTTTCAACATCATCAGAAATCCGTGGGTTGCGTAAAAAGATCGGCATGATCTTCCAACACTTCAACTTAATACCTCGTCACACAGTTTTAAATAACGTGTTGATGGGTAAGCTAGCTTACACTTCTACATGGAAAAGCATCCTAGGGTTATTCTCTGACAGTGATAAAGCAGAAGCTTTGAAATACTTAAAGCTGGTGGGTATTGCTGAGAAAGCTCATATCCGTGCTGATCAGCTTTCAGGTGGACAACAGCAACGTGTGGCAATTGCTCGTGCTTTAACTCAAAACCCACAAGTTTTATTGGCCGATGAGCCGGTAGCTTCATTAGATCCAGCTACATGTCATACAGTTATGGATTATCTTAAAAAGGTAAATCAAGAACTAGGCATCACCGTTATTTGTAATCTTCACTTCCTTTCATTAGTACGTATTTACGCAACTCGCGTAATCGCATTAAAAGGTGGTGAGTTGGTTTATGAAGGCGATCCTAAAAATATCGATCAGGCATGGTTCGAAAAAATCTACGGCGAAGGCGCTAAAGAAGTTCACATCAACTAA